The Sorangiineae bacterium MSr11367 genome window below encodes:
- a CDS encoding KOW motif-containing protein, whose protein sequence is MIPKDRRKNEKRLSGKGGRARVKDHGVDAKKSHAEATLDLKNADFELLASEKRAAFTPLRSRMVAWARRIAGRLSELGIEVEATWTDEEHIDVREQKPGGKMGTASIVFHAPVRKNAILALRLRPKVVEVSVEIYPSVHARAVQGEIVRLFDALPDQFSLGKIEDLNRIPTPEANADDVRALLEGDAGLWLGWSVPREVVLKHAALVGEQLGDAVIALSTVFAVVTDIAPPSRNIGSLVVAAPRAGAARANVLEKGSRVRVLSGPFVGKTGVIQELDARGAKVMLGLLATRLDLSELALFKEGPNRPILSSSHRRPLGARER, encoded by the coding sequence ATGATACCGAAGGACCGTCGCAAGAACGAAAAGCGTCTTTCAGGTAAGGGTGGCCGAGCTCGCGTCAAAGACCATGGTGTCGACGCGAAAAAGTCGCACGCCGAGGCAACGCTCGATCTGAAGAACGCCGATTTCGAGCTTCTCGCGAGCGAGAAACGCGCCGCGTTCACGCCGCTGCGCTCGCGCATGGTGGCGTGGGCCCGGCGCATTGCGGGCAGGCTTTCCGAGCTGGGGATCGAGGTGGAGGCCACGTGGACCGACGAAGAACACATCGACGTCCGCGAGCAAAAACCTGGCGGAAAAATGGGAACCGCGTCGATCGTGTTTCACGCCCCGGTGCGCAAGAATGCGATTTTGGCCCTAAGGCTCCGGCCCAAAGTTGTCGAAGTCAGCGTCGAGATCTATCCATCCGTGCATGCGCGCGCCGTACAGGGCGAGATCGTCCGTCTTTTCGACGCACTGCCGGATCAGTTCTCGCTGGGAAAGATCGAGGATCTCAACCGCATCCCCACGCCGGAGGCGAACGCAGACGACGTCCGAGCACTGTTGGAAGGGGACGCAGGCCTTTGGCTTGGCTGGTCCGTCCCGCGCGAGGTCGTTCTCAAACACGCCGCCCTGGTGGGCGAGCAGCTCGGCGACGCCGTGATTGCGCTCTCCACCGTGTTTGCCGTGGTAACGGATATTGCTCCGCCGTCACGAAATATCGGCTCGCTCGTCGTCGCCGCTCCCCGTGCGGGCGCGGCGCGCGCAAACGTCCTCGAAAAAGGATCGCGCGTCCGTGTGCTCTCCGGGCCATTCGTCGGCAAAACGGGGGTCATCCAGGAGCTCGACGCACGCGGTGCGAAGGTGATGCTCGGCCTTTTGGCCACGCGCCTCGACCTGTCGGAGCTTGCCCTTTTCAAGGAGGGGCCCAATCGTCCCATTCTTTCGTCATCGCACCGTCGGCCACTCGGGGCACGCGAGCGTTGA